The sequence below is a genomic window from Acetivibrio clariflavus DSM 19732.
TTATATTGAATTCAGAAGCTATACTATTGATAATAGAAGCATCTTTGCTGTATTTTTCAGCAATATCAAGCATTGAAGAATAATCATTATTAACATTTGTGGATACAAACTCCAACAAACTATTTGAGCAATTGGTAAGGTTGTTTACTGACTCTAATACCATCTTTGTTGCACTTTGAATTTTAGAAACGGTATTTTTGGATTGTTCTGCAAGCTTTTTTATTTCGTTTGCCACCACAGAAAAACCTCTTCCTGCTTCACCTGCTTTTGCGGATTCTATAGCTGCATTTAACGCAAGAAGATTAGTCTGTGAAGCTATTTGCAGAATTGTTTGGGATAAAATATTTATTTGATCTACAACGTCAGCATTTTTAATTGCTTCTTTCAATTTTTCTTTTGTTTCTCCAAGGACTACCAGTGTTTTTTGCTGGGATTTAATAACATTACTCTTTGTGGTCTCAGCGCTTTTGCTTATTTCTTCAGAAGTTGCTACTCCCTGTGTAGATCTTTCAGTCAAAGCCTGTGTTTTCTCAACAATATCCAGTGCACTGCAGGCCATGTTTTATGAGGAATCAGAGATTTCTTTCATTACAAACCTAAACTTTTCAACAGAATCGGCTAATTCTTTTATATTTTCGATTATATCAACCGTATGGGCAGAAACTTGCACCTCTACATCATCACTGTCTTTAATGCTTTTATCTTCAGTCGTTTGTGAATAGTCAATCAGTGCTGCTACGGCTATAGAAATTGCATCAATGCTGTCTTTCGAGAGCATAGAGCGTCTGAATATGTCTTCAGGATTGTTACTTACAATTGATGAATTTATATGATTGACCAAATTTTTTAGCGGTTCGTCGATTGAGTGGTGAAGAATTTTTGAGTATAACACTGATACAATGATACCTATAAATAGAGTTGCCAATATAATGAAAAGTTTTATTACCTTGTTTATTTGCATACAGCTTATTATAGCCATAATGCACAAGGGTGGAATTGAAAAACATGAAGAAATCATTATCTTTGTTTTTAATTTTAGATTACTGAACAATACAGTCACAAATAAAGTCACCTCACAATTCTGGATTTGGCTGATGTTTGAGTTCTTTACTATTAATGTCAATAAAGTGAACTATGTTATATTTATCGGAAAAATCCTGGCAATAATTAAATGAAATGGTATCTTAATTCGATAAATAATTTCTTAATTTTTGAAAGAGTCAGAAACGCTTAAAAATTTATAATATTGAGTTTTTTGTAAATTTAGTTGATTTTAAAATTATACCGTTTTTATGTTTTGGAATTTTAAAGCCATAAAGGAGATTATGTGAAAATTATGGATTCAATTGACTTTACACAACAGAATTATACTTATTATAAATGCCTGAATTATTTATGAGTAAATTATTGACAATTAAGAATAATTTTGATATTCTAACATTGATATATTTTTGAGCAACGAAATGTTGCTTTTCAGTTCAAGCGTATAAATTTTTTATAGAGCCGACTGCAAGCTTTGTTGGAAACAATATATTTACACAGGCATCATTGGTTTTAGTGACATATCTTGATTGACGGAATGGCTTGAGTTTTTACAATTTACGGTTTTTACTAATCTTCAGTAGTGTTATGTTCACGTTAATTCTTAACAGTATCACATAGACGCCATTAATCGGCAGAATGTTGTTGTTTAGTTTATAATCGGTTTCGGAGTATGTTTTTTTAATGAAAAATAATGTTGCTTACTTCGTAGTCCAAGCTACATTTATATAAAATTTTTTTTAGGTTTGTCCTCTATTAATGGTATTTTTGCAGTAATCAGGTTATTAAAGAATTTTGCACTCATTAGGTTTGTTTGGATGAATACAGGATAGTGGACGGATTTAGGGGAGAAAATGCTTAAATTACAGTAGAATGTATATAATAAAAAAAAGGAAAAAGGCGAATAATTTTAGGGGAGTATATTTTTATTGTTTGATTAAAGGAGTTTGTTATTAATTATTGTGGTCTTGGCTACGAAGTAAACAGTTTTTAGAATTTATCGGGATATAAGGGCAGCAAAGTTGATGCTGCCTTTATTGTGTACTTAAGGTTATAAAATATGTTATTTATTTCATTTATCAAATTTATTTCATAAAATTTAATCTTCTATTGACACTACATTTTTGCGAATATACAATATAACTTGTATGTTTTGTTTTATGATATGAATAGAACTTTGCTTATTAAATAAGTTATCAGCCGAGGAGAATATCTAACCGGCTGTAACTATTTTTGGAGGATAGGAAATCATGTCTGTTAAGTACATTTTTGTAACCGGTGGTGTTGTTTCCGGTTTAGGAAAGGGAATAACTGCTGCATCTTTAGGTAGATTGCTAAAGGCGAGAGGATTAAGAGTAACTATTCAAAAATTTGATCCTTATATTAATGTTGATCCTGGAACAATGAGTCCGTATCAGCATGGAGAAGTATTTGTAACCGATGACGGAGCTGAGACTGACCTTGATTTGGGTCACTATGAAAGGTTTATTGATGAAAACCTTACCAAAAATAACAATATTACTACCGGAAAAATATACTGGTCAGTAATAAGTAAAGAGCGAAAAGGGGACTATTTGGGAGGAACAGTCCAAGTAATACCGCATATTACCAACGAGATAAAAGAAAGAATTTACAGGGTAGGGAAGACGGATCATACTGATGTAGTAATAACAGAGATTGGCGGAACTGTCGGAGATATTGAGAGCCTTCCTTTTCTTGAGGCAATAAGGCAGGTTTCCACTGAAAAGGGACGGGAAAATGTCATGTATATACATGTTACTCTCGTTCCTTATCTAAGTAAATCGGGGGAACTTAAAACAAAGCCTACTCAGCATAGTGTTAAAGAACTGAGAAGCATAGGCATTCAACCGGATATTATAGTGTGCCGTACCGAAAAGCGTTTAAGCAAAGATCTCAAAGATAAAATAGGACTGTTTTGCAATATCTCGGGAGATTCAGTAATACAAAACCTTGACGCAGAAATACTGTATGAGGTTCCGTTAATGCTTGAAGAGGAAGGTCTTGCTGAAAATGTTTGTGCACGTTTGGGACTTGAATGCAGAGTTCCGGATTTAACAGAATGGAGAGAAATGGTAGAAAAGCAGAAAAGTATTACCGAATCTGTTACTATTGCATTGGTCGGAAAGTATGTTGAATTGCACGATGCTTACTTGAGTGTTGTGGAAGCCCTTAAGCATGGAGGCATAGCAAACGATGTTGATGTTAAAATCAAATGGATAAATTCTGAGAATTTGAATGAAAACAACTTGGAAAGCAATTTGTCTGAATGTAATGGAATTTTGGTTCCGGGAGGTTTCGGAGACAGAGGAATAGAAGGCAAAATACTTGCTGCCAAGTTTGCAAGGGAAAATAAAATACCTTATTTTGGTATATGCTTAGGTATGCAGATGGCTGTTGTAGAGTTTGCTCGTAATGTGGCAGGTTTAGAAGGTGCCAACAGTTCGGAGTTTGATCCTTACTCACCGCATCCGGTAATAGACCTTATGCCGGAACAAAAGGATGTTGACGAAATGGGCGGAACTATGAGATTAGGCCTTTATCCGTGTAAAATAAGCAAAGACACAAAAAACTTTGAGATATATAAAAACGAGTTGATTTATGAAAGACATAGGCACAGATATGAATTTAACAATGAGTATAGGGAGATTTTGACGTCTAAAGGTCTAATCATATCCGGTTTGTCTCCGAGCGAAAAGTTGGTTGAAATAATTGAAATAGCTGATCATCCTTGGTTTATTGGAGTTCAGTTTCATCCTGAGTTTAAATCAAGACCCAACAGACCGCATCCTCTTTTTAAGGATTTCATTCGGGCGGCTGTTGAAAAACGCAATGCAAACTAGTGTTTATTTCTTGGCAGTAAACCTAAATAATAGTTTTTGTACTAAAATGTTTTATGTATAGTATAAATCCTTTCAATCCTGTAAATAATTATACTAAGCAATAAAAGTTACTATTGCTAAAATAATTAAAATAAGGAGTCTATTTGAATTTCAACAATATTCAAAAGACTTCTTTGCAGGATATGGGGGGATTTTGTTATGTTAAAAAGATTTAAGAGTTCATCAGCTTTATGTTGGGTGTTTAAGGGTATTTTGGCAATAATAATGGTATCTCTTTTGATAACGGGAATAGCATTTGCTTCCTATTCTGAAAATATCAACAGCGGATTGTCTCAAAATCTTTTGAGGCTTCATGTTATAGCTAACAGTGACTCTCCGGAAGATCAACAGCTAAAGAGGGATGTACGGGATGTAATCCTTGACTATATGAAGAAAGAATTAAAAGATTTTGATAATGTAGAAGATGCAAAATTGCAAGTTGGCAAAAATTTGGATAAAATAAAGACTCTTGCAGAGAACGAGATAAGAAGACAGAATAAGGATTACAGTGTTAAAGTGATGTTGGGGAATTTTCCTTTCCCGACAAAAATGTATGGTGATATAGCTTTGCCAGCAGGAAACTATGAAGCCCTTAGGGTTGTTATTGGCGAAGGAGAAGGGCAAAACTGGTGGTGTGTGATGTTCCCACCGTTATGCTTTGTAGATGCTACCCATGGTACAATACCTGATTCTGTTAAAGAAGAACTGAAAAGTGTTCTTACAAAAGAGGAGTACAGCATAGTGGCATCTGTGGATATGGAAGATGAGATTCCGATTGAGATTAAGTTTAAGATTGTGGAAATTTTTCAAGGTTCCAGAATAAAGTTAAAAGGTGCTATAAACAGATTGTTTAAAACAGCTCATGAAAAAATTAGTGCCAGATGAATGTTTTTGAGCAAAAACATTTTAAATTCCCGCTTGGATTTCAAATTTTTCATATGTGAGCGTTCATTGAATATATGATTTGTCTGAAATTGCTCTTTTATGTGTTCGATATAAATAAATTTCAGAAAAATTATAGTACTGAAATATAAAGGCAACTTATGGCGTAAGTGTTTTGGTTTGAAAGATTAGCACTTCGGTCGTAAGTTGTTTTTGTTTATTTCTTTTAATAGGGTATTAAAAATATGATATACTATAAAGTATAAAATAATTGAGGATAATACTTGTTGGTTATTGCGTCTGTTCCGGCACAAAAGGCTTGTTTTATGTGTAAAGCAACATGAGCCTGCACAGCAAATGAAGAAAAGTTTTTCTGGATCTGTTGTTGTTTATTCTAAATTAATCCATTTAACTAAAAGTCAGAGGTGAATAAAGTGAAAGATATTATTGCAAACGTGAATTTGGAGTTTTACTTGATTACTTTATTCCGATTGCTTCTCGCTTGTATTCTTGGAGGCTTGATTGGCTATGAAAGGGAAAGCATGAAACGGCCTGCTGGTTTTCGAACTCATATTCTTGTCTGCATGGGATCGGCATTGGTAATGTTAACATCCGAGTATATATTTATGAAATATGGAGGAAGTACAAATATGGATCCTGCCCGTTTGGGTGCGCAGGTAGTGAGTGGAATAGGTTTTTTGGGGGCAGGAACTATAATAAGGGAAGGCGCTAATGTAAAAGGTCTTACAACAGCTGCAAGTCTTTGGGCTGTATCGTGTGTGGGAATAGCCGCAGGAATTGGTTTTTATGGAGGCGCAATTGTTGCTGCGCTTGTCGTTTATTTGACCTTAATGGTGCTGAAAAAACTTGAACACAATTTAGCAAACAGAAAGCATCTCAATGTTTTATACATAAAGACCAGCAATCTTCCCGGGCAAATTGGGGCTATAGGAAACATTTTTGGAAAAAATAATATAAATATAAATAATATCGAGTTTTTAAACAATGAGGACGACGCTGATGTTCTGATAAAACTTTATGTTAGAATACCTAATGATGCAAAAAAGAAAACAGTAATGGGAGAACTTCAGAAAATCGAAGGTGTCAGCAAGGTTTATGAAGAATAAAGTTATACTGGATAGCCTTGACATAAAAAATAATTGACTTTTCATATTCTTTGACCTATAATTCATTTGTTTGCTATTTATTACAGCCGTCGAAACTAAATAAAATATAAAAAGCGAGAGCGCAATAAAGCAGAATAAGTGATTGCTCAACTATTATGTAAAGACTTTAATTTGACTGGAAGAGAGGGATTATGAATTGTCAAGGCTGGACCAGCATAAGACACCGCTGTTTGATGCGGTTAAGAAGTATGTGGATGACAATGTGATACAGTTTCATGTGCCTGCCCACAAAAAGGGAGCAGGACTTAAGGAGTTTCGTGAATATCTCGGTGAACGTGTGTTTCAGATGGATGCTAACGGTATGCAGGACCTGGACTTTGCCAATAACCCGACAGGTGTTATTTATGAATCGGAAAGACTTTTAGCTCAAGCTTTTGGTGCACAGAATGCCTATTTTTTGGTAGGAGGAACTACTGCTGGGGTTCAGGCCATGATTATGAGTGCCTGCGAACCGGGAGACAAGATTATAATTCCGAGAAATGCTCATAAATCAACTATTGGAGGTATTATACTCAGTGGGGCAATGCCTGTTTATGTCCAACCGGAAATAAACGAACGGCTCGGAATTGCAATGGGAATAACTGAAGAAAGTCTGCGGAAGGCTATCAAGGAAAACCCACATGCTAAAGCGGTATTTTTAATCAACCCCACTTACTATGGAGTAGCGTCGGATTTAAAGTCTCTTGTCAGAATAGCGCATAGACATGAAATGGCTGTGTTAGTGGATGAAGCTCATGGAGCGCATATGTCTTTTCATGATGATTTCCCTCTGACTGCTATGGAAGTAGGAGCCGATATGAGTGCGGCGAGTATGCATAAAACAGCAGGTTCGTTGACTCAGAGTTCGATTCTTTTGCTTAGAAGCAATTTGATATCACCTGAAAAGGTTAAGCAGGTATTGAACTTGACCCATACCACAAGTTCGTCATATTTGTTAATGTGCAGTCTGGACATTGCAAGAAAGCAGTTGGCAACTCAGGGCAGTGAAATGCTTGAGGAAGCTTTAAGACTTGCCAGGATGGCCAGAGAAGAAATAAACAAGATAGAAGGTCTTTATGCTTTTGGCAAAGAACTTATCGGTACTCCGGGATGCTACGATTTTGACGAAACTAAGCTTGGAATAAATGTGTCCGGCCTTGGATACACCGGCTATGAAATGGAAGAGAAGCTAAGGAAAGAATATAATATTCAAATTGAGCTCTCCGATATGAATAATATAATGGCCATTATCAGCATTGGTGATACTGAAGAAAATATAGTGGCTCTAATTAATGCTCTAAAGGATATATCTTCGAAAACTGAAGTTAAAGAGTATAGAAAGCCTACAATAATAACACAAAATCCGAAAATGATTGTATCCCCTCGAGATGCTTTTTATAGCCGTAAGAAGTCGGTTCCACTTAAAGAGTCGGTAGGAGAAATTGCAGGAGAAATGATTATGGCTTATCCGCCGGGGATACCTGTTATTTGTATGGGAGAGCGTATTACTCAGGATGTGGTTGATTATATTGAAGTTTTGAAGGAACAAAGATGTCAAATGCAAGGTACAGCTGATCCCCATATAAATTCAATTATGGTATTGGGTTCCGATTAATAAATACATGCAAAATGTATATTGATTGTTGTAAAAAAGGCAGATTTCAAAATAAAAAATTGAATCTGCTTTTTTATTTTGTCAAAAAGAAACAGGAATTTATAATAAAAATTTGTAATACCGAAAGACACTTAAAGCTTTTAAATAAGTTGGTCTATTTGTGACTTTTTGTGAATATGAATAGGACTATGGTGATAACTCAAAAGTAAGTATTAAAACACTAAAATAAGTTAATACGATACTTTAGAGGCATGCGAAAAGGAGTGATATGCTATGAGCAGCACAAATACTTTACTGAAAAACATTAATGATGGAAATACGGTTTATAGGGGTTTAAGTGAAAAAGAGGCAAAAAAGAAATTGGAGAAATTCGGACCCAATATTTTATCGGAGAAAAAGAAAGTGTCGGCATTAAAAATTTTACTTGAGCAATTTAGCGATTTCATGGTGATGGTTTTAATTGCCTGTACTCTTATATCTGCTTTTATGGGAGAACTGACAGAAGCTATTACCATAATAGCAATAGTAATTGTTAATGCGATCTTGGGATTTATTCAGGAGTATCGTACCGAAAAAACTATGAAAGCATTAAAAGAACTGGCAGCGCCAATGGCAAGAGTCGTCAGAGACGATAGACTTGTTGAAATTCCGGCGGAAAATGTTGTACCTGGAGATTTAATAGTGCTTGAAGCAGGAGACAGGGTTCCGGCCGATGCAATTTTGGTAGAAGCTAATGGACTATTTGTAGATGAATCTCTTCTTACCGGAGAGTCGATACCTGTTGAGAAATCCACTCAATCGGGTGACAAAAAAACAGAAAGTATTGGAGATAAGTTGAACCATGTGTTTATGGGGACAATTGTAACAAGCGGAAGAGGCAGAGCCTATGTTACTGAAACAGGCATGTCTACTGAGATGGGTAAGATTGCCGATATGATCCAGGAAATAGAAGATGAACAAACCCCTCTTCAAAAAAGGCTTGACCATTTGGGTAAATTCATTGTGTACGGCTGTCTTGCTATTTGTGCCATAGTATCAATAACCGGAATTATCAGAGGCGAAAAAGTATTCACGATGCTTTTATCGGGTATAAGTCTTGCCGTGGCGGCGGTTCCTGAAGGATTGCCTGCAATAGTCACCATATCACTCGCTTTAGGTGTACAAAAAATGCTTAAGAGAAATTCCTTTGTCAGAAAACTTCCGGCTGTTGAAACTTTGGGATGCGCAAGTGTAATATGCTCAGATAAGACCGGAACGCTGACAGAAAATAAAATGACAGTACGCAAGATATACTGCGACGAAAATACCGTTGAAGTCAGCGGTGGTGCTTTTAGTAGCGAAGGGGAGTTTTTTATTGAAGGTAAAAAAATAAATCCGCTAAGCATCGAAAGCCTTAAGCTTGCGATGGAAATCGGAAGCTTGTGCAATAATGCTGTTTTAAGGAGAACGGTAAAGGACAGTGGAACCTTTGACAAGGTGAAAAAGGCTTTTTCAAGCAAGGAAAAGTGGGAATTGAGCGGAGATCCTACAGAAGCAGCTTTGCTTGTTGTCAGTGCAAAAGCAGGGCTTACTCAGGAAAAGCTTAACAGTACTTTTGTAAGAATTGATGAGATTCCTTTTGATTCGGACAGAAAGTGTATGACTGTAATTTGCGATACGAAAAAGGGTGAGATTTTTGCCTTTACCAAGGGTGCGCCGGATATAATAATAGAGAAATGTACTAAAATATATTCTTCAAAGGGTATCCGCCCATTAACCGATGCGGATAAACGGCTGATACAAAGGAGAAACAATGAGCTGGCAAAAGAAGCTTTGAGGGTATTGGGGGTTGCCTATAGGAAGCTGAATTCCAGGAATTATGACGGGAAACACATTGAAGAAGACCTTATCTTTGTAGGCTTGATAGGAATGATAGACCCCCCGAGGAAAGAAGCAATAAATGCTGTCAGAAAGTGTAAACTAGCAGGAATAAAGCCGATTATGATAACCGGTGACCACAAAGCAACAGCCAGTGCCATAGCCAAGGAAATAAATATTGCATCGGAGAAGGATAAAGTAATAACCGGCGCTGAACTTGAAGCAATGGATGACATTCAGCTTCAATCGATAGTAAATGATGTGGCTGTATTTGCAAGGGTTTCACCCAAGCACAAGCTGAGAATTGTAAGGGCATTAAAAAAGGCAGGACATATAGTTGCTATGACCGGTGACGGTGTAAATGACGCACCGGCTGTAAAAGAAGCCGATATTGGAGTTGCAATGGGTATAACGGGAACTGATGTTACAAAAGAAGCATCTTCCATGGTACTAATGGATGACAACTTTGCGACCATAGTGGCAGCTATTGAAGAGGGAAGAGTAATATATAACAATATACGCAAATTTATAAGATATTTGCTTTCATGTAATATTGGAGAAGTGCTGACAATGTTTTTAGGAACTCTTCTTGGGTTGCCGCTGCCATTATTGCCAATACAAATTTTATGGGTTAACCTTGTAACCGATGGACTTCCAGCTATTGCCTTAAGTATTGATCCTCCGGAAAAGGATATAATGATGAGACCTCCCAGAGGTGCAAAAGAAAATATTTTCTCCAACGGGCTGTTAAATCTTATACTCTTTAGAGGAGTGCTGATAGGTCTGTGTACTTTAGCAGTGTTTATAAGTATACTGCATTTTAGCCAGGATGTGGCTGTGGCAAGAACCGGGGCTTTTGTAACATTGGTGCTGACCCAGCTTATTCATGTGTTTGAGTGTAAGTCGGAGAGGAAAAATATATTTGAAATACCGTTGTTTAACAATATACCGCTTGTTTTAGCCGTATTGTGCTCATTAATAATGATTATAGGAGTTATTTATATACCTGTATTTCAGGGAGTATTTAAAACAGTACCTCTCTCCTATTACGATTGGGTACTTGTGGCAGGATTTTCAGCCCTTGGGCCGGTTGTTTCAAGCTTTTTTAGAGTAAATAGAAAATATATATAGATTTTTTAAGTTTAGAATTTTTCAAATTGTGAACAAAAATAAAAAAATTAATTCAGGATCTTTCCAATCGGAAAGATCTTTTTTATGTAACCAAATAAACTCAAAGAGGCGTACTTACAGCGTGATTTGCCAAATAAATCTTGAAAATTGCCATAAAAAGCTATATAATATGCAAGTCATGATATGCTTATTGGAACATAATATTATAGATATTACGCAAAATGGTTACAATTTGTTCACAATTTATTAAAACAATTTTAGGATAATGGTATTGCGTGTCGTGCGTATATGGAATGATGAAGAAATGGAGGAGAGAACATAATGATTGAAGTGCTGAATTTGACTAAGTCTTACGGTCAAATAAAGGCAGTGCGGGACTTGAATTTTACAGTAAAAAAAGGTGAAATTCTTGGTTTCCTGGGGCCGAACGGTGCAGGTAAGTCAACTACAATGAATATGATAACCGGATACCTGCCTTCCACAAGTGGGACTGTAAAAGTTGCAGGATATGACGTGAGCGTAGAACCTCATGAAGTTAAAAAGCGAGTCGGATATTTACCTGAACAGCCTCCGCTTTATACAGATTTGACAGTTATAGAGTACCTTAATTTTGTAAGCGATTTGAAGAAAGTTGACAGAAAGAAAAAGAAAAGCCAGATTTCCGACATAATGGAACTGGTAAAGATATCCGATGTTCGTAACAGATTGATAAAAAACCTTTCAAAGGGATACAAACAGAGGGTTGGCCTTGCACAGGCACTTATAGGCAATCCTGAAGTTCTTATTCTTGATGAGCCTACAGTAGGTCTAGATCCAAATCAGATTATCGAAGTCAGAAAACTTATTAAAGCTCTTGGAAAAGAACATACCATTATTCTCAGTTCCCATATAATGCAGGAAATTAGTGCGGTTTGTGAACGGATAATCATAATAAACAAAGGACAAATAGTAGCAATTGATACTCCGGAGAACCTGACAAAGAGCCTTGAAGGTTCTGCAATGTACTCTGTGAGAATTGACGGTCCTAAAGATAAAGTAATTGCTGCTCTTAAAAATATTGTAGGAATTAGAAATGTTAAAGAAAACGCTAAATTTGAAGATGGAATAGAATATCTGGTGGAAGCGGACAAGGATTTAGACCTCAGAAAGCCTATCTTCTTTGAAATGGCGAAACATGGATATCCGATTTTGGAAATTAAGCCTATAAGTATGAATCTGGAAGAAGCATTCATAAAAATTACCTCGATGGATCCGGATAAAGTTTCTGGAAACGA
It includes:
- a CDS encoding methyl-accepting chemotaxis protein, producing the protein MACSALDIVEKTQALTERSTQGVATSEEISKSAETTKSNVIKSQQKTLVVLGETKEKLKEAIKNADVVDQINILSQTILQIASQTNLLALNAAIESAKAGEAGRGFSVVANEIKKLAEQSKNTVSKIQSATKMVLESVNNLTNCSNSLLEFVSTNVNNDYSSMLDIAEKYSKDASIINSIASEFNITSTEVIEYTSNVLNAIDKLSATSIEGDEMVSEITEKMNRIIEKLSDISHKSTNSTDNLV
- a CDS encoding CTP synthase yields the protein MSVKYIFVTGGVVSGLGKGITAASLGRLLKARGLRVTIQKFDPYINVDPGTMSPYQHGEVFVTDDGAETDLDLGHYERFIDENLTKNNNITTGKIYWSVISKERKGDYLGGTVQVIPHITNEIKERIYRVGKTDHTDVVITEIGGTVGDIESLPFLEAIRQVSTEKGRENVMYIHVTLVPYLSKSGELKTKPTQHSVKELRSIGIQPDIIVCRTEKRLSKDLKDKIGLFCNISGDSVIQNLDAEILYEVPLMLEEEGLAENVCARLGLECRVPDLTEWREMVEKQKSITESVTIALVGKYVELHDAYLSVVEALKHGGIANDVDVKIKWINSENLNENNLESNLSECNGILVPGGFGDRGIEGKILAAKFARENKIPYFGICLGMQMAVVEFARNVAGLEGANSSEFDPYSPHPVIDLMPEQKDVDEMGGTMRLGLYPCKISKDTKNFEIYKNELIYERHRHRYEFNNEYREILTSKGLIISGLSPSEKLVEIIEIADHPWFIGVQFHPEFKSRPNRPHPLFKDFIRAAVEKRNAN
- the spoIIR gene encoding stage II sporulation protein R, whose product is MLKRFKSSSALCWVFKGILAIIMVSLLITGIAFASYSENINSGLSQNLLRLHVIANSDSPEDQQLKRDVRDVILDYMKKELKDFDNVEDAKLQVGKNLDKIKTLAENEIRRQNKDYSVKVMLGNFPFPTKMYGDIALPAGNYEALRVVIGEGEGQNWWCVMFPPLCFVDATHGTIPDSVKEELKSVLTKEEYSIVASVDMEDEIPIEIKFKIVEIFQGSRIKLKGAINRLFKTAHEKISAR
- a CDS encoding MgtC/SapB family protein — protein: MKDIIANVNLEFYLITLFRLLLACILGGLIGYERESMKRPAGFRTHILVCMGSALVMLTSEYIFMKYGGSTNMDPARLGAQVVSGIGFLGAGTIIREGANVKGLTTAASLWAVSCVGIAAGIGFYGGAIVAALVVYLTLMVLKKLEHNLANRKHLNVLYIKTSNLPGQIGAIGNIFGKNNININNIEFLNNEDDADVLIKLYVRIPNDAKKKTVMGELQKIEGVSKVYEE
- a CDS encoding aminotransferase class I/II-fold pyridoxal phosphate-dependent enzyme, which gives rise to MSRLDQHKTPLFDAVKKYVDDNVIQFHVPAHKKGAGLKEFREYLGERVFQMDANGMQDLDFANNPTGVIYESERLLAQAFGAQNAYFLVGGTTAGVQAMIMSACEPGDKIIIPRNAHKSTIGGIILSGAMPVYVQPEINERLGIAMGITEESLRKAIKENPHAKAVFLINPTYYGVASDLKSLVRIAHRHEMAVLVDEAHGAHMSFHDDFPLTAMEVGADMSAASMHKTAGSLTQSSILLLRSNLISPEKVKQVLNLTHTTSSSYLLMCSLDIARKQLATQGSEMLEEALRLARMAREEINKIEGLYAFGKELIGTPGCYDFDETKLGINVSGLGYTGYEMEEKLRKEYNIQIELSDMNNIMAIISIGDTEENIVALINALKDISSKTEVKEYRKPTIITQNPKMIVSPRDAFYSRKKSVPLKESVGEIAGEMIMAYPPGIPVICMGERITQDVVDYIEVLKEQRCQMQGTADPHINSIMVLGSD
- a CDS encoding calcium-translocating P-type ATPase, SERCA-type; protein product: MSSTNTLLKNINDGNTVYRGLSEKEAKKKLEKFGPNILSEKKKVSALKILLEQFSDFMVMVLIACTLISAFMGELTEAITIIAIVIVNAILGFIQEYRTEKTMKALKELAAPMARVVRDDRLVEIPAENVVPGDLIVLEAGDRVPADAILVEANGLFVDESLLTGESIPVEKSTQSGDKKTESIGDKLNHVFMGTIVTSGRGRAYVTETGMSTEMGKIADMIQEIEDEQTPLQKRLDHLGKFIVYGCLAICAIVSITGIIRGEKVFTMLLSGISLAVAAVPEGLPAIVTISLALGVQKMLKRNSFVRKLPAVETLGCASVICSDKTGTLTENKMTVRKIYCDENTVEVSGGAFSSEGEFFIEGKKINPLSIESLKLAMEIGSLCNNAVLRRTVKDSGTFDKVKKAFSSKEKWELSGDPTEAALLVVSAKAGLTQEKLNSTFVRIDEIPFDSDRKCMTVICDTKKGEIFAFTKGAPDIIIEKCTKIYSSKGIRPLTDADKRLIQRRNNELAKEALRVLGVAYRKLNSRNYDGKHIEEDLIFVGLIGMIDPPRKEAINAVRKCKLAGIKPIMITGDHKATASAIAKEINIASEKDKVITGAELEAMDDIQLQSIVNDVAVFARVSPKHKLRIVRALKKAGHIVAMTGDGVNDAPAVKEADIGVAMGITGTDVTKEASSMVLMDDNFATIVAAIEEGRVIYNNIRKFIRYLLSCNIGEVLTMFLGTLLGLPLPLLPIQILWVNLVTDGLPAIALSIDPPEKDIMMRPPRGAKENIFSNGLLNLILFRGVLIGLCTLAVFISILHFSQDVAVARTGAFVTLVLTQLIHVFECKSERKNIFEIPLFNNIPLVLAVLCSLIMIIGVIYIPVFQGVFKTVPLSYYDWVLVAGFSALGPVVSSFFRVNRKYI
- a CDS encoding ABC transporter ATP-binding protein, with translation MIEVLNLTKSYGQIKAVRDLNFTVKKGEILGFLGPNGAGKSTTMNMITGYLPSTSGTVKVAGYDVSVEPHEVKKRVGYLPEQPPLYTDLTVIEYLNFVSDLKKVDRKKKKSQISDIMELVKISDVRNRLIKNLSKGYKQRVGLAQALIGNPEVLILDEPTVGLDPNQIIEVRKLIKALGKEHTIILSSHIMQEISAVCERIIIINKGQIVAIDTPENLTKSLEGSAMYSVRIDGPKDKVIAALKNIVGIRNVKENAKFEDGIEYLVEADKDLDLRKPIFFEMAKHGYPILEIKPISMNLEEAFIKITSMDPDKVSGNEQQNDEEKANTEENTDNEEIVNNSEDSEEISKEEKEDE